A portion of the Mustela erminea isolate mMusErm1 chromosome 19, mMusErm1.Pri, whole genome shotgun sequence genome contains these proteins:
- the LOC116579168 gene encoding putative protein ZNF720, with the protein MAGSQGQLTFRDVAIQFSEEEWGHLTHSQQQLYRDVMLENYGHLLFLGLTVSKPDLIMFLEQDNRLWDMKRKETGGFHPGRWE; encoded by the exons ATGGCTGGTTCTCAG GGACAGCTGACCTTCAGGGATGTGGCCATACAATTCTCTGAGGAGGAGTGGGGACATCTGACCCACTCTCAGCAGCAACTGTACAGGGATGTGATGTTGGAGAACTACGGACACCTCCTCTTCTTGG GTCTCACTGTGTCAAAGCCAGACCTGATCATGTTTTTGGAGCAAGACAACCGGCTCTGGGATATGAAGAGAAAGGAGACCGGAGGCTTCCATCCGGGTAGGTGGGAATGA